In one window of bacterium BMS3Abin08 DNA:
- the mopA gene encoding molybdenum-pterin-binding protein MopA: MEIRSKLWIEIDGEPVFGRGRMFLLEAIDKYGSINQAAKQINISYRKAWSYIGTMEDRLGIKLVERHAGGKHGGGAVLTDEAKEFITRYRMMEEGIKEIIDERFKSIFSG, encoded by the coding sequence ATGGAAATTAGATCAAAACTATGGATTGAGATTGATGGTGAGCCTGTCTTTGGCAGGGGCAGGATGTTTCTGCTTGAGGCTATAGATAAGTATGGCTCAATAAATCAGGCGGCAAAGCAGATAAATATCTCATACAGAAAGGCCTGGAGTTATATCGGGACAATGGAGGATAGACTGGGTATCAAGCTGGTGGAAAGACATGCAGGTGGTAAACATGGCGGGGGTGCCGTGCTGACGGATGAGGCAAAGGAGTTTATTACCAGGTACAGGATGATGGAGGAAGGGATAAAGGAGATTATAGATGAGAGGTTCAAGAGCATATTCAGTGGGTGA
- a CDS encoding FmdE, Molybdenum formylmethanofuran dehydrogenase operon, which yields MSISTTDFQRLLEESVMIHGHLCPGQVLGVRMAVYGLNKIGIEEPKGRDRKKIYLVVEIDRCATDALQSVTGCSLGKRTMRFVDYGKMAATFVNLDTGRAVRIVAREEAREKAKEYFPEIENKYQCQIEAYRIMPDDELFSSREVDLDILPQDMPGRPLSRVRCDACGEYVQDMREVRSNESILCRACATGGYYRIEDAPLC from the coding sequence TTGAGTATTTCAACAACGGATTTCCAGAGATTGCTTGAAGAGTCCGTAATGATTCATGGTCATCTATGCCCCGGGCAGGTCCTCGGTGTCAGGATGGCTGTTTATGGATTAAACAAAATCGGGATTGAAGAACCCAAGGGCAGGGACAGAAAGAAGATCTATCTCGTTGTAGAGATCGACCGGTGTGCCACAGATGCACTCCAGTCCGTTACCGGTTGCAGTCTCGGGAAGAGGACCATGCGGTTCGTGGATTATGGAAAGATGGCGGCAACCTTTGTAAACCTCGATACGGGCAGGGCTGTAAGGATTGTGGCAAGGGAGGAGGCAAGGGAGAAGGCAAAGGAGTATTTCCCGGAGATAGAGAATAAATATCAATGCCAGATCGAGGCATACAGGATAATGCCTGATGACGAGTTGTTCTCCTCGCGGGAGGTAGATCTGGATATCCTGCCACAGGACATGCCGGGGAGGCCGTTAAGCAGGGTCAGGTGTGATGCCTGTGGTGAGTATGTCCAGGATATGAGGGAGGTAAGGAGCAATGAAAGCATCTTATGCAGGGCATGTGCAACAGGAGGATACTACAGGATTGAAGACGCTCCTCTTTGTTAA
- the ttrA gene encoding tetrathionate reductase subunit A precursor — MHPDKLHAFGHALTREKSRYEDSTLFKGYPAKRPWFPFTGNIYQEVIPSAAEGYPYNIKALWINKGTPALSIPAANQQVKVLANPDIIPLVFTTDIVIGESSMYADYVFPDVAVWERWGTPHTTPDVPQEASKFRQPTITPLTEVVEVYGEKQHCSMEAVMLAIAERLGLSGFGRNGLGKGLDFTRPEDWFLKLAANLAWGDKKGQALPDASRNEMKLFIHARRHLKRTIFDLSMWEKAAGPDNWRKVVSFLNRGGRWEDWKAAFVKPGMLVHKFGKQIDLYAEPVAVQRHSLTGKRFSGIAVYEPTKDAGGNVIDDRGFPLQLITYKDILGGQSRTLPMNYWMSTILPENYILINAGTAASQGFKDGDSARLISATNSDGKWHLPNRGTKDMVGKIKAVQGMRPGVVAISWHFGHWGYGSSDTMIDGKTIKGDKRRATGLCPNAAMRVDPVLKNVCMTDPIGGSSSFYDTMVKLIKA, encoded by the coding sequence ATGCATCCTGACAAACTCCATGCCTTTGGTCACGCACTGACAAGGGAAAAGTCCAGATACGAGGATTCGACCCTCTTTAAAGGGTATCCTGCAAAGAGGCCGTGGTTCCCGTTTACCGGGAATATCTATCAGGAGGTTATCCCATCGGCAGCAGAAGGCTATCCATACAATATAAAGGCGCTCTGGATAAACAAAGGTACGCCGGCGCTTTCCATTCCCGCTGCAAATCAACAGGTAAAGGTTCTTGCAAATCCTGATATAATCCCTCTTGTCTTTACCACGGATATTGTGATAGGTGAGAGCAGCATGTATGCCGATTATGTATTCCCCGATGTCGCGGTATGGGAGAGATGGGGTACCCCGCACACAACACCGGATGTGCCTCAGGAGGCGTCTAAATTCCGTCAGCCGACCATTACTCCGTTGACAGAGGTGGTGGAGGTCTATGGCGAAAAGCAGCACTGCTCGATGGAGGCAGTGATGCTTGCTATCGCCGAAAGACTTGGACTCAGTGGTTTTGGAAGGAACGGCCTTGGCAAGGGTCTCGACTTTACCAGACCCGAAGACTGGTTCCTCAAATTAGCTGCCAACCTCGCGTGGGGTGACAAGAAGGGTCAGGCACTACCCGATGCATCAAGGAACGAAATGAAGCTCTTCATCCACGCAAGGAGACACCTGAAGAGAACCATATTTGACCTGTCTATGTGGGAGAAGGCGGCAGGTCCCGACAACTGGAGAAAAGTGGTCAGCTTCCTGAACAGGGGAGGAAGATGGGAAGACTGGAAGGCAGCGTTCGTAAAACCGGGAATGCTCGTTCATAAGTTCGGAAAACAGATAGATCTCTATGCAGAGCCAGTGGCTGTGCAGAGACATTCCCTGACCGGTAAGAGGTTCTCAGGCATTGCTGTCTATGAACCTACCAAAGATGCCGGCGGCAATGTAATAGACGACAGGGGATTTCCGCTCCAGTTGATAACATATAAGGATATCCTCGGCGGCCAGTCAAGGACGCTGCCGATGAACTACTGGATGAGTACAATACTGCCCGAGAACTACATTCTCATCAATGCAGGGACTGCTGCAAGTCAGGGTTTCAAGGATGGCGACAGTGCAAGGCTCATCTCTGCAACGAATAGCGACGGCAAATGGCACCTGCCCAACAGGGGCACGAAAGACATGGTCGGAAAGATAAAGGCAGTCCAGGGCATGAGACCCGGAGTTGTTGCCATATCCTGGCACTTCGGTCATTGGGGATATGGTTCATCTGATACAATGATCGATGGAAAAACAATAAAGGGCGATAAGAGAAGGGCAACAGGTCTCTGTCCAAATGCCGCCATGAGGGTTGACCCGGTTCTCAAGAATGTCTGTATGACTGACCCGATCGGTGGAAGTTCATCTTTCTACGATACAATGGTTAAACTGATCAAGGCATGA
- the phnD_3 gene encoding phosphate-import protein PhnD precursor codes for MANNLRYLLFFLCFVLFLISSCERGEVPKKVSLEKRSANEDTYVVPYDPGSLKFGFDLRLGPKEDVKIYLPFLRYLERNTGNNFSLRFTEKYEDTVKNLGKGVTDFAALGPVNCILAKEKYGVGCLVMGLNSEGKPEYRAAVFTKLNSPINDIKDLRGKTFAFGDRFSTQGHIIPRKMLEDAGITLKDLKRYVFSGSHVNTARAVLNGEYDAGGIQDTLAKRLVAEGKIKILAISKPYPSSLICFNKDVDPTIVKVVRTVLLSFDPKGKQAGVLVDWDRTEMPDGFTEYKESSLKEIRELVRRYGLLK; via the coding sequence ATGGCAAACAATCTGAGGTATCTATTATTTTTTCTTTGTTTTGTACTGTTTCTTATCTCAAGCTGTGAAAGGGGTGAGGTCCCTAAAAAGGTAAGCCTTGAAAAAAGAAGCGCAAATGAGGATACTTACGTTGTTCCATATGACCCTGGTTCTCTTAAATTCGGTTTTGATCTCAGGCTTGGACCAAAAGAGGATGTTAAGATATATCTTCCATTCCTCAGGTATCTTGAGCGAAACACCGGAAACAACTTTTCTTTACGGTTCACTGAAAAATATGAAGACACAGTAAAAAACCTCGGGAAGGGTGTTACTGATTTTGCCGCCCTCGGTCCTGTTAATTGTATCCTTGCAAAAGAGAAGTATGGTGTGGGTTGCCTTGTCATGGGTCTTAACTCAGAGGGTAAGCCTGAATACCGTGCGGCTGTTTTTACAAAGTTGAATAGCCCCATAAACGATATTAAAGACTTAAGAGGTAAGACCTTTGCCTTTGGAGACAGATTTTCAACCCAGGGACACATAATACCGCGTAAGATGCTTGAAGATGCAGGAATTACCCTGAAAGACCTGAAGAGATATGTTTTTAGCGGTTCACATGTGAACACTGCAAGGGCAGTCCTGAATGGAGAGTACGATGCCGGCGGGATACAGGATACCCTGGCAAAAAGATTGGTAGCTGAAGGAAAGATTAAGATCCTCGCGATCTCAAAACCCTACCCAAGCAGCCTGATATGCTTCAATAAGGATGTTGATCCTACCATTGTAAAGGTTGTCCGGACTGTTCTTCTGTCGTTTGACCCCAAGGGAAAACAGGCAGGCGTCCTCGTAGACTGGGACAGGACAGAGATGCCCGACGGGTTTACAGAGTATAAGGAGTCTTCCTTAAAGGAGATCAGGGAGCTCGTTAGGAGATACGGCCTTCTAAAGTGA
- a CDS encoding bifunctional molybdenum cofactor biosynthesis protein MoaC/MogA, whose product MCDIDSLDAGKSVDVKTIPIDQAVGTVLAHDITEIRQGEFKGRAFRKGHIVKKEDICHLQRLGKERLYVLNVGEDEVHEDEAAYQLAEALMGDGVRMQGKPKEGKINIIAERNGLLKIDSATLTAFNMLGEVMCATLHNGTPVKKGKLVAGTRAIPLVVKKTIVDEAVKTVQGSGVIEVKEIRKPRAGVVITGNEVYYGRIKDAFAPIIEKKIKDLDGEMIGMYYAPDDASYIEARLRELKEAGADLLITTGGMSVDPDDVTRFAIRNLGVSEIYYGSAVLPGAMFLVAYLQNTEDGKQRSEKKEGLSSDFRPLCSESIPILGIPACGMYHRTTVFDLVLPRILTGEHIGREELAALGHGGLCLNCKECRYPVCPFGK is encoded by the coding sequence ATGTGCGATATTGATAGTTTGGACGCCGGAAAGAGTGTAGATGTTAAAACAATACCGATCGATCAGGCGGTCGGTACCGTACTGGCCCATGATATTACAGAGATTCGACAGGGAGAGTTTAAGGGGAGGGCGTTCAGAAAGGGACATATAGTGAAGAAGGAGGATATATGTCATCTTCAGCGTCTCGGTAAGGAGAGACTCTATGTCCTGAATGTTGGAGAGGATGAAGTACATGAGGACGAGGCGGCCTATCAGCTTGCAGAGGCACTGATGGGAGATGGCGTAAGGATGCAGGGTAAGCCAAAAGAGGGAAAGATTAATATAATCGCTGAACGCAACGGTCTTTTAAAGATAGATAGTGCTACCCTTACCGCCTTTAATATGCTTGGAGAGGTGATGTGTGCAACGCTCCACAACGGTACACCTGTAAAAAAGGGTAAATTAGTAGCCGGAACAAGGGCGATACCTCTGGTGGTAAAAAAGACAATCGTTGACGAGGCTGTAAAAACAGTTCAGGGTTCCGGGGTGATTGAGGTTAAGGAAATCAGGAAGCCAAGGGCCGGCGTGGTTATAACAGGCAATGAGGTCTACTACGGAAGGATAAAGGACGCCTTTGCGCCAATAATCGAGAAAAAGATAAAAGATCTCGATGGTGAGATGATCGGGATGTATTATGCCCCTGATGATGCATCATATATCGAGGCAAGGTTGAGGGAGCTCAAAGAAGCCGGGGCCGATCTCCTGATAACAACCGGTGGGATGTCGGTCGACCCTGATGATGTGACCCGTTTTGCCATAAGAAATCTCGGAGTTAGCGAAATCTATTATGGCTCAGCAGTCCTGCCGGGTGCGATGTTTTTGGTGGCATATCTTCAGAATACAGAAGACGGAAAACAGAGATCAGAAAAAAAAGAAGGTCTGTCCTCTGACTTCCGGCCTCTTTGTTCTGAATCTATTCCCATCCTGGGCATTCCCGCCTGTGGGATGTATCACAGGACAACCGTTTTTGACCTTGTCCTCCCGCGGATCCTCACAGGTGAGCATATCGGAAGGGAGGAACTGGCTGCACTCGGGCATGGGGGCCTATGTCTCAACTGCAAGGAGTGCAGATATCCCGTATGCCCCTTTGGCAAATAG
- the ttrB_1 gene encoding tetrathionate reductase subunit B precursor, with translation MPKKYALVVDLRKCVGCNSCQVSCKMENEVPLGKYRNRWHDMEIGVFPDTKRYFFQAACNHCENPPCLLPCPVNGATYKRKDGIVVVNRNLCIGCGRCVPACPYGARYIHPYIPVKNDPGKYAKTVSEVRGKKAADLRIVDKCDFCLHRLKAGLDPACVRNCVGKARFFGDLDDQDSEVYNLARTNRTLVRHPEYGTGPQLLLIWIPKDEKAFHRAEKEEII, from the coding sequence ATGCCAAAAAAGTATGCCCTTGTGGTTGACCTGAGGAAATGCGTTGGTTGTAACTCCTGCCAGGTCAGCTGCAAGATGGAAAACGAAGTGCCCTTGGGAAAGTACCGGAACAGGTGGCACGACATGGAGATTGGTGTTTTCCCGGATACGAAGAGGTATTTCTTCCAGGCTGCATGCAATCACTGTGAAAACCCGCCCTGTCTTCTTCCGTGTCCGGTAAATGGAGCCACGTATAAGAGGAAGGACGGCATTGTTGTTGTTAACAGGAATCTCTGTATCGGATGCGGAAGGTGCGTTCCTGCGTGTCCCTATGGTGCAAGGTATATTCACCCCTATATCCCTGTTAAGAACGACCCCGGTAAATATGCCAAAACCGTCTCCGAGGTAAGAGGAAAAAAGGCAGCGGATCTTCGTATAGTCGACAAATGTGACTTCTGTCTTCACAGGTTGAAGGCAGGACTTGATCCTGCCTGCGTCAGAAACTGTGTTGGAAAGGCCAGATTCTTCGGTGACCTTGACGACCAGGACAGTGAGGTATACAATCTGGCCAGGACAAACAGGACGCTTGTAAGGCATCCCGAATATGGGACCGGCCCTCAACTACTGTTAATCTGGATACCAAAGGATGAAAAAGCCTTTCATCGTGCAGAAAAGGAAGAGATAATATAG
- the dmsA gene encoding dimethyl sulfoxide reductase DmsA precursor, with protein sequence MLFSRRVFLKYAGAFAGVSTLSGSGLLSLKNLSPSEAEAMSRAMGKYEVKYTASATCPSECGLEVWVKDGVIRKLYGNKEVPMNDGTICAKEASALQLAYNPYRLKYPMIRVGKRGENRFKRVTWSEAIDYLAKKLTNIKKKYGAESIIMDAGDVTDRDQYWRLFFAYGTPNCTEHGSICDTPRRHGPKLIFGGKRVEPDLMTPQLVRQPDRSLKKQYGYRNKLIIYNGWNPFVATRIFYEQRGTVGAKVENDCKVVVVDPSLSNTASQADKWLAPRAGTDGDLFGAMLRYILENDNPKDTNRRYIDWEMKKYVIGWDEFMDAFKSWWMKKDPVNGLNYFSLEWAADRTGLSGKDIGELAHDFGITKPAALVWGMQSPGHHYNGSCASILGTVLNVITGNFDAPGGAIDTELVKCSKGGKAKGKQFKKRKIKRMIDGREVEGEVEHLHMDLYGSKHPAAWDDSVANYPMAFLEGVHIKYGPFRGYKYPIKCYVARTGNALFTGSNPERWIKAVTAKDPNGEYKLELLVFIDTLYLETGLYADVILPEAGYFERQSLCDIYPSTQVIYNRDAVIRPLYECRKPTEIMNMLTKRLYELGDRDIRPEDFWKKYKTEEDFVNQMLEVSPGRPNVGRPLPYPQYPEGYKLIGTPDSLEKGEVKIDHNKKKVIGRYVTVEWLRKNHGVAVWPMSWYRYRKHDKDEPNKAFPKTSTKMIEFIWDFEYDGKRKGRYSKHNKKIEKAGGDVPEGLKEIGFKKFPKTFFWFETKWNPYTNPEYKKYAGDYPFQLTAGRVHHSMSATQMLSFLGEVQAEGTWRMMNKEFTYKVTDANPGGKLPVKDVKHTFKKGEFGVGTIWINSDDASGLGIRTGDMIIIENPLGHSVKGKAVVSQGMRHGVIKIGFATGGRFSPGLGPTYAQRKYTPNHGMLVDPDNLSPIMGFPGYADMLVRVKKI encoded by the coding sequence ATGTTGTTTTCAAGAAGGGTTTTTTTGAAATATGCCGGTGCCTTTGCCGGGGTCTCCACATTAAGTGGCTCGGGGCTCCTGTCCCTTAAGAACCTCTCTCCATCCGAGGCAGAGGCGATGAGCAGGGCAATGGGTAAGTACGAGGTCAAATATACTGCATCTGCCACATGCCCTTCAGAGTGCGGGCTCGAGGTTTGGGTAAAGGATGGGGTTATCAGGAAGCTCTATGGCAACAAAGAAGTCCCCATGAACGATGGTACTATCTGCGCCAAGGAGGCATCTGCACTACAACTCGCCTATAACCCATACAGACTCAAGTATCCCATGATAAGGGTGGGCAAAAGGGGAGAGAACAGGTTTAAACGGGTTACATGGTCGGAGGCCATCGATTATCTCGCTAAAAAACTTACAAATATCAAAAAGAAATACGGCGCAGAATCCATCATCATGGACGCTGGTGATGTTACAGATAGGGACCAGTACTGGAGACTTTTCTTTGCCTATGGAACGCCGAACTGCACCGAACATGGTTCCATATGCGACACACCGAGGAGACATGGTCCAAAGCTCATATTTGGCGGGAAAAGGGTTGAGCCCGACCTCATGACACCGCAGCTTGTGAGACAGCCTGACCGTTCATTAAAGAAACAGTATGGCTACAGGAATAAACTGATAATATATAACGGGTGGAACCCGTTTGTTGCCACGAGGATATTTTATGAGCAGCGGGGAACCGTCGGTGCCAAGGTAGAGAACGACTGTAAGGTCGTGGTTGTTGACCCCTCACTCAGTAATACCGCATCTCAGGCTGACAAGTGGCTTGCTCCGAGGGCTGGTACAGACGGAGACCTCTTTGGGGCGATGCTTCGTTATATCCTTGAAAATGACAACCCAAAAGATACCAACCGCAGATACATCGACTGGGAGATGAAGAAGTATGTTATTGGATGGGATGAGTTCATGGATGCCTTTAAGTCATGGTGGATGAAAAAAGACCCGGTAAATGGTCTTAACTACTTCAGCCTTGAGTGGGCTGCAGACAGGACAGGGCTGTCAGGGAAGGATATAGGAGAACTCGCCCATGATTTCGGTATTACCAAACCAGCAGCGCTTGTCTGGGGTATGCAGTCGCCGGGGCACCACTATAACGGTTCCTGTGCATCAATACTCGGGACAGTCCTTAATGTTATCACCGGCAACTTTGATGCCCCTGGTGGCGCAATCGACACAGAGCTGGTAAAGTGCAGCAAGGGTGGAAAAGCAAAAGGCAAGCAGTTCAAAAAGAGGAAGATAAAGAGGATGATTGATGGCAGAGAGGTTGAGGGTGAGGTCGAACACCTACATATGGACCTCTACGGTAGTAAACACCCTGCTGCCTGGGACGATTCTGTCGCAAACTATCCTATGGCCTTCCTTGAGGGAGTCCACATCAAGTACGGCCCATTCCGTGGTTATAAATACCCGATAAAATGTTATGTGGCGAGAACCGGAAACGCCCTCTTTACCGGCAGTAACCCCGAAAGGTGGATTAAGGCGGTGACAGCGAAGGATCCAAATGGAGAGTATAAACTGGAACTCCTCGTCTTCATTGACACACTCTATTTAGAAACGGGGCTCTATGCTGATGTAATACTCCCAGAGGCCGGTTACTTTGAGAGGCAATCCCTTTGTGATATCTATCCGTCAACACAGGTAATCTACAACAGGGATGCCGTGATCAGGCCACTCTATGAGTGCAGGAAACCAACGGAAATAATGAACATGCTCACAAAGAGGCTCTATGAGCTTGGCGACAGGGATATAAGACCGGAGGACTTCTGGAAAAAGTATAAGACCGAAGAAGACTTCGTGAATCAAATGCTTGAGGTATCTCCGGGAAGGCCGAATGTGGGGAGGCCGCTTCCGTATCCGCAGTATCCCGAGGGCTACAAACTTATTGGAACACCCGATTCCCTTGAGAAGGGAGAGGTCAAGATTGACCATAATAAGAAGAAGGTGATAGGCAGGTATGTTACCGTTGAATGGCTCAGGAAGAATCATGGCGTTGCTGTCTGGCCGATGAGCTGGTACAGGTACAGAAAGCATGACAAGGACGAACCGAATAAGGCATTTCCAAAGACCTCTACAAAGATGATAGAGTTCATATGGGATTTTGAGTATGATGGGAAACGTAAGGGCAGATATTCAAAGCATAATAAGAAGATTGAGAAGGCCGGTGGAGATGTTCCCGAAGGCCTTAAGGAGATCGGTTTTAAGAAGTTTCCGAAGACCTTCTTCTGGTTTGAGACAAAGTGGAACCCTTACACAAATCCGGAATATAAGAAGTATGCCGGGGACTACCCGTTCCAGTTGACCGCCGGAAGGGTACACCATTCGATGAGTGCTACTCAGATGCTGTCTTTCCTTGGTGAGGTTCAGGCAGAGGGTACATGGAGGATGATGAACAAGGAATTCACCTACAAGGTTACCGATGCAAACCCCGGTGGTAAGCTTCCCGTAAAGGATGTAAAGCATACCTTCAAGAAGGGTGAATTCGGCGTTGGTACGATCTGGATAAACAGTGACGATGCATCAGGCCTCGGCATCAGGACAGGAGATATGATCATCATCGAAAACCCCCTTGGCCACTCTGTGAAGGGTAAGGCCGTTGTATCTCAGGGTATGAGACATGGTGTGATAAAGATCGGTTTTGCAACCGGTGGACGGTTCAGCCCGGGCCTGGGACCAACGTATGCTCAGAGAAAATACACTCCAAATCATGGGATGCTTGTCGACCCCGATAACCTCTCCCCAATAATGGGATTCCCGGGTTATGCGGATATGCTTGTAAGGGTTAAAAAGATTTAG
- the zraS_8 gene encoding sensor protein ZraS, which yields MKLWVKIVLLNVVIAVSLGLLIGLTVRGVVTSSMRAELTKQGESIARNLSDRIADSILLDDFYKTQEALEDVLGTEQDIEYIFVTNKKGYLFAHTFKNGYPPHILRWNPVIDSPLSIQLLDTEKGFIRDIGVKIFRGMNPELHIGIKEDRISQTLNRVRNVIALTTGIVILFGSVLSCFFSRFITKPLNRLVDFTRRLSRGEFGGKVNITSRDEVGELAGTFNILSQELKLYRDNIEKSYKQMLRTEKLTALGRLSAGLAHELRNPLTSIKVLFQAFKDSTGLTKEDMDVVLSEVNQMDEILTRFLGFAKGDEFNLSEVDINAIIKQLIHLTRFQIKDQSIRPVLELSELPLVRADRTMIEQALLNLIINAIEAMPHGGTLTFSSKADNDRVVISVKDTGRGITEGIKEKVFDPFFTTKNDGTGLGLSIVYNIIRLHSGNISFSSNGNGTTFNIELPVNR from the coding sequence GTGAAACTCTGGGTAAAAATAGTTCTGCTTAATGTAGTCATTGCCGTCAGCCTCGGTTTATTAATCGGACTCACTGTAAGAGGGGTGGTAACAAGCTCTATGAGGGCTGAATTAACAAAACAGGGTGAGTCTATTGCAAGAAACCTTTCTGACAGAATCGCCGACTCTATACTCCTGGACGATTTTTATAAAACACAGGAAGCGCTTGAGGATGTCCTCGGAACCGAACAGGATATAGAGTATATTTTTGTTACCAATAAAAAGGGATATCTTTTTGCACATACATTCAAAAACGGTTACCCCCCTCACATATTAAGATGGAATCCGGTTATAGACAGTCCTTTATCTATACAGTTACTCGATACGGAAAAGGGGTTTATCAGAGATATAGGTGTGAAGATATTCAGAGGTATGAATCCTGAACTCCACATCGGCATAAAGGAAGACAGAATATCACAGACCCTGAACAGGGTTAGAAATGTTATAGCGCTAACGACAGGTATTGTGATACTGTTCGGTTCTGTTCTGTCCTGTTTTTTCAGCAGGTTTATCACGAAACCCCTCAACAGGCTTGTTGATTTTACCCGCCGTCTTTCAAGGGGAGAATTTGGGGGAAAAGTCAACATAACTTCACGGGACGAGGTCGGAGAGCTTGCCGGAACCTTTAACATCCTTTCTCAGGAACTAAAGCTTTACAGGGATAATATAGAGAAATCTTACAAGCAGATGCTCAGGACGGAAAAATTAACTGCATTGGGAAGGCTCTCGGCAGGACTGGCACACGAACTCAGGAATCCCCTAACCTCCATTAAGGTGCTTTTCCAGGCATTTAAGGACAGCACAGGATTAACAAAGGAGGACATGGATGTTGTTCTGTCAGAGGTGAACCAGATGGATGAGATCCTTACAAGGTTTCTGGGGTTTGCAAAGGGTGATGAGTTTAATTTGTCCGAAGTGGACATCAATGCTATAATAAAACAATTGATACACCTAACCAGGTTTCAGATAAAAGATCAATCTATAAGACCTGTTCTTGAACTCTCAGAACTTCCACTCGTAAGGGCTGACAGGACGATGATCGAACAGGCTCTACTGAATCTCATCATTAATGCAATTGAAGCGATGCCTCATGGAGGGACACTGACATTCAGCAGCAAAGCGGACAATGACAGGGTGGTGATCTCGGTAAAAGACACCGGCAGGGGCATTACAGAGGGTATCAAGGAGAAGGTGTTTGATCCCTTTTTTACTACAAAAAACGATGGAACCGGCCTTGGCCTTTCAATAGTTTATAATATAATAAGGCTTCATAGTGGAAATATCAGCTTCAGCAGTAATGGTAATGGAACAACATTTAATATAGAGCTTCCGGTAAACAGATGA
- the glnG_1 gene encoding nitrogen regulation protein codes for MSVSRDKILVVDDQRAVCYSLKRFLSSEGFHVETAISGEEALKKIESLRPDVVIMDVRMPELGGLEALAMIKESHSKVQVIMMTAYSTTEKAIEAMKLGAYDYLVKPFDNDELLRLIKDALRTRAMMEAVVSFDEWEESVSGEKIIGKSQEMLDIYKQLGRIAPTDASVLILGESGTGKELIARAVYHHSNRSNKPFLTINCAAIPEQLLESELFGYERGAFTGADFKRLGKFEQCSGGTIFLDEIGDMPLSIQAKLLRVLQDGRFQRLGGSETIETDVRIIAATNKNLESMVEENTFREDLYFRINVVAVRVPSLRERREDIRELVHYFIQKYNRVFKKEIKGLTSDTLKRLEEYSWPGNVRELENAVQKAMVLCKSDYLSIKCCEGLSMRAAENPSANLAEAVKNLAVLAFENGSNAIFQDLISRIERELIRKALDQTRGNQVQASRLLGISRNTLRKKLNIDG; via the coding sequence ATGAGCGTTTCAAGGGATAAGATACTGGTTGTGGATGACCAGAGAGCGGTCTGTTACTCGCTCAAGAGATTTCTCTCTTCTGAAGGCTTTCATGTGGAGACTGCCATATCAGGTGAAGAGGCACTTAAAAAGATAGAATCTTTAAGGCCGGATGTTGTGATTATGGATGTAAGAATGCCTGAGTTAGGTGGTCTTGAGGCGCTGGCTATGATAAAGGAGTCTCACTCAAAGGTTCAGGTAATAATGATGACCGCCTACAGCACAACCGAGAAGGCAATCGAGGCAATGAAGTTAGGGGCCTATGATTATCTTGTCAAGCCCTTTGACAATGATGAACTGTTACGTCTGATAAAGGATGCCCTCAGGACAAGGGCGATGATGGAAGCTGTGGTCTCCTTTGATGAATGGGAGGAGTCTGTATCGGGTGAAAAAATAATAGGAAAGAGTCAGGAGATGCTTGACATATATAAGCAGCTTGGCAGGATTGCACCCACCGATGCATCTGTTCTTATTCTGGGGGAGAGCGGTACGGGCAAGGAATTGATTGCCAGGGCAGTCTATCATCACAGCAACAGGTCGAATAAGCCTTTTCTTACAATAAATTGTGCAGCCATTCCCGAGCAACTTCTGGAGAGTGAACTCTTCGGATATGAACGGGGGGCGTTTACAGGTGCGGATTTTAAGAGGTTGGGAAAGTTTGAACAATGCAGTGGCGGAACAATATTTCTTGACGAGATAGGGGACATGCCCCTATCCATACAGGCAAAACTCCTCAGGGTTTTGCAGGATGGAAGATTCCAGAGACTCGGGGGTTCAGAGACTATTGAAACAGATGTAAGGATAATCGCCGCAACAAATAAAAACCTTGAATCTATGGTTGAGGAGAATACATTTAGGGAGGATCTTTATTTCAGGATCAATGTAGTTGCCGTCAGGGTACCATCATTACGAGAAAGAAGAGAGGATATCAGGGAGCTTGTCCACTATTTCATTCAGAAATATAACAGGGTATTCAAAAAGGAGATAAAGGGTCTTACCTCGGATACCCTGAAAAGGCTGGAAGAGTATTCCTGGCCCGGCAATGTAAGGGAGCTTGAAAATGCCGTACAAAAGGCAATGGTTCTGTGTAAGAGTGATTATCTATCCATAAAATGCTGTGAAGGGCTTAGTATGAGAGCCGCAGAAAATCCCTCTGCAAATTTAGCTGAAGCCGTTAAAAACCTTGCAGTCCTGGCTTTTGAAAATGGTTCAAATGCTATATTCCAGGATTTAATTTCAAGGATAGAAAGAGAGCTGATACGGAAGGCATTGGATCAGACACGGGGGAATCAGGTCCAGGCATCAAGACTGCTGGGGATATCCAGGAATACACTCAGGAAAAAACTGAACATTGACGGATAG